In the Candidatus Hydrogenedentota bacterium genome, TCCAGAAACACTTCGCGCCCAGTTTCGTGCGCACGGTGCGGGTCAGTGTTAGATTCTCGTGAAAGAGGGCCGTCTGGCGCATCGTTCCCGTAACGGAAATTACATAATCATCACCCTGCCATTCCTGCGTGACTTTGATGTTCCGCGCGGGGGTGTTTGAAATCCGGCCATGGAGTCCGTTGCCCGTCAGTTCGCTTCCCGCCTCCGGCGCGCCCACATTATTCAGGCCGCAAGTGGTCACCAGGCCACCGAAATAGCTTCGGAGCCAGCGGATGCCTTCCGCCTCATAGTACTGGGGGGCCACATCGCCCGTGGTGGATCGCCAGCCCATGGCCTGACCCTGATACGAGGCCGACGCGATGTCCAGGCAGCGATCCAGCAGCACCGTAACTTCCAGTCCCGTGCCGGTTTGCAGGATGGCCGCCCGCGTCGGTCGCTCGTTGCCATCATCCAGTTGAACGATGCGTACCCCGGCCACCTGATCCATGTTGCCCACGCGCTGCCGTAATTCCTTGACGGAGTACTCTTTTCCATACATTTTCATCGTATTGTTGTCCTTTTCCAGCAAATGAATTGTCGCCCGATCCTATTCTTGTGCACGGCGCCCGGTCGTTTCAAATCGCGCCCGGCGGATGCGGGGCGTGCCTCGGATGCACAGAAACTTGCAGAAGGCGCGGACAAGAGGCATAATTGTATGTCATATAATCAGTTACACCAATTTTTATCCGGTGAGGTGCATTTTCGGTGACCGTGCCCCCCATGGGCCCCGCTGGCGGTAGGCAATCGCCGCCAGCATCGTTAAGGCTGGACCGTTAAACGACTTGTCAACGGCGCCCCCAGTTCGTATAATGCTCGCTTATTCATTCGTTCATCCAGATCTTCAGAGACAGCTCCGAAGCAATCCAATCGCAGGAAGGAGGGTTCACCGCTGTGACCATGACCAAGCGTGAACTTGTAATTCGGGTAGCCAATAAACTGGGCATGACTCAGAGCGATGTGTCCAAGATAATTGAAGGGACCTTCGACACCATCTCCCAGTCGCTGGCCAGTGGTCAGCGCTGGGAACTGCGCGATTTTGGTGTCTTCGAAGTGAAGACCCGCGCATCCCGCATCGGGCGCAACCCCCGCACGGGCGATCAGGTTCCCGTCCCGGAGCGGCGCGTCGTCACCTTTCGCCCCGGAAAGCGTATGAAAGAGTTGGTGGCCGGCGAAGAAGAGGGCGGTTTTGTCGCGGAAGATACCGTCCCTGTCGCGGTCTCCCGCGAAAGCTTCTAGGCCCGAGCGATGCCCCTTATTCTCGCTGCGGAAACCAGCACGGCTATCAATAGCGTGGCCCTCCTCCGGGACGACGCCCTTCTCGCAGAGGCCGTCATCGATGGACGACGGCTTCACTCCGAGCGACTCCTCCCCACGGTGGACTGGCTGCTGGGCGAGGCGGGGCTGGCCCTGCGGGATATCGAACTCCTCGCCGTTGCCTCCGGGCCGGGTTCCTTCACCGGATTGCGGATCGGCGCGGCCACATGGAAGGGCCTCGCCTTGGCCAACGACCTCCCCCTCGTCGCCGTTCCCACGCTCGACGCCATGACCCGGCTCTGCCCCTGCGCCGCCCCTTCCCATCTCGCCGTCGTGCTGGATGCGCGCATGAAGGAAGTTTTCGCGGCGGTCTATCGCTTCGAAGGCGGGAGACGCGTCAAAGTGATTGAAGATCGGGCCTGCTCCATCGATGTGCTCCTTGATGCCCTGGCGTCCCTGGACGGATTCGACGCGTCGGGCCTTACGGTGATGGGCGACGGCGCGGATCTTTACCGGACCGCGATTTCCGCCCGTTTTGAGCGCGCCGTCATCCCCGCTCCGGCCCAGAGCGCGCCCCGGGCCAGCGCCGTGGCCCTCGAAGCCCTCGCGCTTCAGGCGGCCGGGGCCAGTACCGACGCCGCGCTGGTCAGCCCGGTTTACCTGCGCAAGTCCCAGGCCGAAATCAACCGGGACCTGAAACTCGTCCAGTCCTCGACCTGAGGGGAGGCCCGCCCATGGATGAAGCGGCCCTGGACCCCGTCGATATTTCCCGCCTTCGCTATGTGCGCCTGCAGAAGGACCATCTGCCCGAGGTTCTCGCGCTGGAGCATGCGTCGTACCCCGATCCCTGGACGCAGGGCATGTTTCACCAGGAAATGCGCAACGGGCCCTCGCACTTTTATCTCGCCTTTCACGATGAGCGCCTGGTGGCCTATGGGGGATTCTGGATGATCCTGGACGAAGTCCACATCACCAAGATCACGGTGGCCCCCGCCCTTCGCGGGCAGGGGCTCGGGCGCCTTTTTATGACCTTTCTGGAGTCGCGGGGTGCGGAGGCGGGTGGGAAGACCATCCGCTTGGAAGTCCGCGAGTCCAACGCGCCCGCTCGGGGCCTCTACCGGAACATGGGCTTCGAGGAAATCGGGATACGCAAAAACTACTACGCGGTCAGCGCGGAGCACGCCATCGTGATGGTGAAGCACCTGACGGCGGAGGCGG is a window encoding:
- a CDS encoding integration host factor subunit beta, which codes for MTKRELVIRVANKLGMTQSDVSKIIEGTFDTISQSLASGQRWELRDFGVFEVKTRASRIGRNPRTGDQVPVPERRVVTFRPGKRMKELVAGEEEGGFVAEDTVPVAVSRESF
- the tsaB gene encoding tRNA (adenosine(37)-N6)-threonylcarbamoyltransferase complex dimerization subunit type 1 TsaB; protein product: MPLILAAETSTAINSVALLRDDALLAEAVIDGRRLHSERLLPTVDWLLGEAGLALRDIELLAVASGPGSFTGLRIGAATWKGLALANDLPLVAVPTLDAMTRLCPCAAPSHLAVVLDARMKEVFAAVYRFEGGRRVKVIEDRACSIDVLLDALASLDGFDASGLTVMGDGADLYRTAISARFERAVIPAPAQSAPRASAVALEALALQAAGASTDAALVSPVYLRKSQAEINRDLKLVQSST
- the rimI gene encoding ribosomal protein S18-alanine N-acetyltransferase, which produces MDEAALDPVDISRLRYVRLQKDHLPEVLALEHASYPDPWTQGMFHQEMRNGPSHFYLAFHDERLVAYGGFWMILDEVHITKITVAPALRGQGLGRLFMTFLESRGAEAGGKTIRLEVRESNAPARGLYRNMGFEEIGIRKNYYAVSAEHAIVMVKHLTAEAV